CGATTGCTTTCTTTAGGTGATCAACTAAAGGAATCTTTTTCCCTTGATCATCGATATGAAAATAACCAAGTGCTAGGGCAATTGAACTTTCATCTTGACCATCAAGGTCTTCCATAACGGAGGCAAGATAATCACCTTTGCATACCTTATTTAAATCATCAGGTTCAAAAGTTTTTGGTGTCATTTGTTCCTCAGTGAGTTAATCATCTTGTTTACCTCAACCTCTTGTGCAGTTCCTTTGATCTCAGATGATTGAGAGTAATCCTCCAAAACTTTAAGTGCTTTTTCATCACCCATTTCTGCTGCTTTGAATATTGCATCGAAAGACCCTTGCAGATCTCCAATCTTTAATTTGCTAGTACCTAATAAATAATAAGGAAATGCATCACAGTCAGGATTGAGTTCTAATCCTTTCTCTAAATCAGCAATAGCACTTTGGTAATCCTCTAAACAATATTTACTAAATCCTCTACCAAAATATGATGGAGAAATATCATCCCCATTATCATGATTATCTATAACAAAACTATAATCAATAATCGCACCTTGATGATCTCCTAGGGATTGTTTATTTTTAGCAAGATCATAATAAATTTCTTCGTCATTTTGATCAGACTCCAGTATCTTATTCAGATCAAAGATTGCACCCTTATAATCTTCCAAATTTCTTTTAACTATTGATCTATTAATATAGGCATCTCTATAATCTGGAAGTATTTCTATGATTTTATTATAATCTTTAAGTGCTTCATTGTAATTATTTAAATCGCAGTAAGTTGAACCCCTATTCATTAAAACTATATGGTCTGTCGGAACAATATTTAATGCAATATTGAAATCATTAATTGCACCTTGATAGTCTTCAGTTAAAGATCGAGCATACCCACGACTATTCAATATCTGTATATTTTCTGGTTCTATTGAAAGAGCATTTGTATAATAATTTATTGCTTGATCTATGTTTCCTTTAGACTCTAATTGACGACCAATAGAATATAATTCTTGGACACTACTAGGTGATAATTTATCTTCTAATTCTGTCTCAAAATTTTCACGACTTGTTTTTCTTTCTCTATTTACTGATGGTTGACAAAGTAAATACCAAATATATAAACCTATTGATACTTTAATTAAACCAAAAACCCCTGATCTTGGTAAGAAGATTGCATACCACCATAGAAAACTCTTTCCTGCATCATTTAGTCTTCGTAAAGAGAGAGTATAAAATGGTGCAAATGCTATTGAATAAGTCAATACTCTTAAAACAGAATAGAGAGAAGAATTGATTGACTTTATAAACTCACCTTGGAAAGGTTGTAAGTATAAAATTATCAAATAATAGATTAAAGCATTGAAAATTATCCCAGGTAAATATAAGAAGAAATCCTTTCGAGATACAAATTTCTCAGTATTTAAAATATCAATAAATGGAATAAGATAATATCTAAATATTTTTTTAAATCTATTTCTTTTTTTGTCGTTCATAGATTTCATTTGCAATTCTCCTCCACTAATTTCGCAGCATCTTCCTCTCCTAGTTCTGCTGCTTTCTTCCAGTCCTCACAAGCACCTTTCATATCCCCAAGTGCATTTTTAGCATCCCCTCTTTCCTTATAGTTATATTCATCTGTACCCCTAAAATCTTCTGTATTGGTGTCGACTTTGATTGCTTCCGTTAAATAATAAATTGCCTCTTTATATTCTCCTTCTGATAATTTTTCTCCTCCTGCTTCACTCCAAGTTTCCCATGTATGAATAGGTTTTTTTAATCCACAATGTTCCATCAATAATTCATCTGCCCAAACATAATCAGATTCATATACCTTATTCCATGCTTCACAAGCACCCTCTAGATCTCCTAATTCTTTTTTTGCTTTACCTACTTGCAAAAGAGCATCAAGTTTAGGACCTTCATCTGCCCAATAAGTCTTTTCATATGCCTCTTGGAAATATTTAACTGCCCCTTTAAAGTCTTTTTCTTTAAATTTTTT
The sequence above is drawn from the Prochlorococcus marinus str. MIT 1013 genome and encodes:
- a CDS encoding tetratricopeptide repeat protein; the encoded protein is MKSMNDKKRNRFKKIFRYYLIPFIDILNTEKFVSRKDFFLYLPGIIFNALIYYLIILYLQPFQGEFIKSINSSLYSVLRVLTYSIAFAPFYTLSLRRLNDAGKSFLWWYAIFLPRSGVFGLIKVSIGLYIWYLLCQPSVNRERKTSRENFETELEDKLSPSSVQELYSIGRQLESKGNIDQAINYYTNALSIEPENIQILNSRGYARSLTEDYQGAINDFNIALNIVPTDHIVLMNRGSTYCDLNNYNEALKDYNKIIEILPDYRDAYINRSIVKRNLEDYKGAIFDLNKILESDQNDEEIYYDLAKNKQSLGDHQGAIIDYSFVIDNHDNGDDISPSYFGRGFSKYCLEDYQSAIADLEKGLELNPDCDAFPYYLLGTSKLKIGDLQGSFDAIFKAAEMGDEKALKVLEDYSQSSEIKGTAQEVEVNKMINSLRNK